One Odocoileus virginianus isolate 20LAN1187 ecotype Illinois chromosome 4, Ovbor_1.2, whole genome shotgun sequence DNA segment encodes these proteins:
- the FTCD gene encoding formimidoyltransferase-cyclodeaminase isoform X2 produces the protein MSRLVECVPNFSEGNNQEVIDAISQAVAQTPGCVLLDVDAGPSTNRTVYTFVGRPEDVVEGALNAARAAHRLIDMSRHRGEHPRMGALDVCPFIPVRGVTMDECVRCAQVFGQRLAEELDVPVYLYGEAARATSRQSLPAIRAGEYEALPEKLKQAEWAPDFGPSAFVPSWGATATGARKFLLAFNINLLSTKEQAHRIALNLREQGRGKDQPGRLSKVQGIGWYLDEKNLAQVSMNLLDFEVTGLHTVYEETCREAQELSLPVVGSQLVGLVPLKALLDAAAFYCEQENLFLLEEEQRLRLVVNRLGLDSLSPFNPKERIIEYLVPQDGPEQSLMDQPLRAFIRAVGARSAAPGGGSVAAASAAMGAALASMAGLMTYGRRQYEHLDVTMRRLIPPFHTAVAELTAMVDADARAFEAYLKATKLPKNTPEDKDRRAAALQEGLRQAVAVPLALAETVASLWPVLRELALCVNLACRSDLQVAAKALETGVFGAYFNVLINLKNVTDDAFKDQPPARCPDAGSTGAGPAGGPAGVTAERGFDGLHSPLQPLQTRPGGPRWGDMGGKERGL, from the exons ATGTCCCGGCTGGTGGAATGTGTCCCCAACTTCTCAGAGGGGAACAACCAGGAG GTGATTGACGCCATCTCTCAAGCGGTGGCGCAGACCCCAGGCTGCGTGCTGCTGGACGTGGACGCCGGCCCCTCCACCAACCGCACCGTCTACACCTTCGTGGGGCGCCCTGAGGATGTGGTGGAGGGGGCCCTCAATGCTGCCCGCGCTGCCCATCGGCTCATCGACATGAGCCGGCACAGAG GGGAGCACCCCCGGATGGGCGCCCTGGATGTGTGCCCCTTCATCCCGGTCAGGGGCGTCACCATGGACGAGTGCGTGCGCTGTGCCCAGGTCTTTGGCCAGCGGCTGGCAGAGGAGCTGGATGTGCCAG TGTACCTCTACGGCGAGGCAGCGCGGGCAACCAGCCGCCAGTCCCTGCCGGCCATCCGGGCTGGGGAGTATGAGGCGCTCCCTGAGAAG CTCAAGCAGGCCGAGTGGGCACCTGACTTCGGGCCCAGCGCCTTCGTTCCCAGCTGGGGGGCCACCGCCACAGGGGCACGGAAGTTCCTCCTCGCGTTCAACATTAACCTGCTCAGCACCAAGGAGCAGGCGCACCGCATCGCCCTCAATCTCCGTGAGCAGGGTCGTGGGAAGGACCAG CCAGGACGCCTGAGCAAGGTGCAGGGCATCGGCTGGTACCTGGATGAGAAGAACCTGGCTCAGGTGTCCATGAACCTCCTGGACTTTGAGGTCACAGGGCTGCACACAGTCTACGAGGAGACCTGCAGAGAAGCCCAG GAACTGAGCCTTCCAGTGGTGGGCTCACAGCTGGTGGGCCTGGTGCCTCTGAAGGCCCTGCTGGACGCGGCCGCCTTCTATTGCGAGCAGGAGAATCTgttcctcctggaggaggagcagcGGCTcaggctg GTGGTGAACCGGCTGGGCCTGGACTCCCTGTCCCCCTTCAACCCCAAGGAGCGGATCATCGA GTACCTGGTCCCCCAGGATGGGCCCGAGCAAAGCCTGATGGACCAGCCCCTGCGCGCCTTCATCCGGGCCGTGGGTGCCCGCTCAGCAGCCCCAGGGGGCGGCTCTGTGGCCGCAGCCAGTGCAGCCATG GGTGCCGCCCTGGCCTCCATGGCCGGCCTGATGACCTATGGGCGGCGCCAGTACGAGCACCTGGATGTGACCATGCGACGCCTGATCCCACCCTTCCACACCGCTGTGGCTGAGCTGACTGCGATGGTGGACGCTGACGCCCGGGCCTTCGAGGCCTATCTG AAAGCGACAAAGCTGCCCAAGAATACACCTGAGGACAAGGACAG ACGTGCGGCCGCCCTGCAGGAGGGGCTGAGGCAGGCGGTGGCTGTGCCCTTGGCGCTGGCGGAGACGGTGGCCTCGCTGTGGCCGGTGCTGCGAGAGCTGGCTCTGTGCGTGAACCTGGCCTGCAGGTCAGACCTGCAG GTGGCAGCCAAGGCCCTGGAGACAGGTGTGTTTGGCGCATATTTCAACGTGCTCATCAACCTGAAGAATGTCACTGATGATGCGTTTAAGGACCA GCCTCCTGCAAGATGCCCAGACGCAGGCAGCACTGGTGCTGGACCAGCTGGAGGCCCGGCAGGAGTGACAGCCGAGCGGGGATTCGACGGACTCCACTCCCCCTTGCAACCCCTCCAGACACGTCCCGGGGGGCCCAGATGGGGGGATATGGGGGGCAAGGAGAGGGGGCTGTGA
- the FTCD gene encoding formimidoyltransferase-cyclodeaminase isoform X1 translates to MSRLVECVPNFSEGNNQEVIDAISQAVAQTPGCVLLDVDAGPSTNRTVYTFVGRPEDVVEGALNAARAAHRLIDMSRHRGEHPRMGALDVCPFIPVRGVTMDECVRCAQVFGQRLAEELDVPVYLYGEAARATSRQSLPAIRAGEYEALPEKLKQAEWAPDFGPSAFVPSWGATATGARKFLLAFNINLLSTKEQAHRIALNLREQGRGKDQPGRLSKVQGIGWYLDEKNLAQVSMNLLDFEVTGLHTVYEETCREAQELSLPVVGSQLVGLVPLKALLDAAAFYCEQENLFLLEEEQRLRLVVNRLGLDSLSPFNPKERIIEYLVPQDGPEQSLMDQPLRAFIRAVGARSAAPGGGSVAAASAAMGAALASMAGLMTYGRRQYEHLDVTMRRLIPPFHTAVAELTAMVDADARAFEAYLKATKLPKNTPEDKDRRAAALQEGLRQAVAVPLALAETVASLWPVLRELALCVNLACRSDLQVAAKALETGVFGAYFNVLINLKNVTDDAFKDQVRQRISGLLQDAQTQAALVLDQLEARQE, encoded by the exons ATGTCCCGGCTGGTGGAATGTGTCCCCAACTTCTCAGAGGGGAACAACCAGGAG GTGATTGACGCCATCTCTCAAGCGGTGGCGCAGACCCCAGGCTGCGTGCTGCTGGACGTGGACGCCGGCCCCTCCACCAACCGCACCGTCTACACCTTCGTGGGGCGCCCTGAGGATGTGGTGGAGGGGGCCCTCAATGCTGCCCGCGCTGCCCATCGGCTCATCGACATGAGCCGGCACAGAG GGGAGCACCCCCGGATGGGCGCCCTGGATGTGTGCCCCTTCATCCCGGTCAGGGGCGTCACCATGGACGAGTGCGTGCGCTGTGCCCAGGTCTTTGGCCAGCGGCTGGCAGAGGAGCTGGATGTGCCAG TGTACCTCTACGGCGAGGCAGCGCGGGCAACCAGCCGCCAGTCCCTGCCGGCCATCCGGGCTGGGGAGTATGAGGCGCTCCCTGAGAAG CTCAAGCAGGCCGAGTGGGCACCTGACTTCGGGCCCAGCGCCTTCGTTCCCAGCTGGGGGGCCACCGCCACAGGGGCACGGAAGTTCCTCCTCGCGTTCAACATTAACCTGCTCAGCACCAAGGAGCAGGCGCACCGCATCGCCCTCAATCTCCGTGAGCAGGGTCGTGGGAAGGACCAG CCAGGACGCCTGAGCAAGGTGCAGGGCATCGGCTGGTACCTGGATGAGAAGAACCTGGCTCAGGTGTCCATGAACCTCCTGGACTTTGAGGTCACAGGGCTGCACACAGTCTACGAGGAGACCTGCAGAGAAGCCCAG GAACTGAGCCTTCCAGTGGTGGGCTCACAGCTGGTGGGCCTGGTGCCTCTGAAGGCCCTGCTGGACGCGGCCGCCTTCTATTGCGAGCAGGAGAATCTgttcctcctggaggaggagcagcGGCTcaggctg GTGGTGAACCGGCTGGGCCTGGACTCCCTGTCCCCCTTCAACCCCAAGGAGCGGATCATCGA GTACCTGGTCCCCCAGGATGGGCCCGAGCAAAGCCTGATGGACCAGCCCCTGCGCGCCTTCATCCGGGCCGTGGGTGCCCGCTCAGCAGCCCCAGGGGGCGGCTCTGTGGCCGCAGCCAGTGCAGCCATG GGTGCCGCCCTGGCCTCCATGGCCGGCCTGATGACCTATGGGCGGCGCCAGTACGAGCACCTGGATGTGACCATGCGACGCCTGATCCCACCCTTCCACACCGCTGTGGCTGAGCTGACTGCGATGGTGGACGCTGACGCCCGGGCCTTCGAGGCCTATCTG AAAGCGACAAAGCTGCCCAAGAATACACCTGAGGACAAGGACAG ACGTGCGGCCGCCCTGCAGGAGGGGCTGAGGCAGGCGGTGGCTGTGCCCTTGGCGCTGGCGGAGACGGTGGCCTCGCTGTGGCCGGTGCTGCGAGAGCTGGCTCTGTGCGTGAACCTGGCCTGCAGGTCAGACCTGCAG GTGGCAGCCAAGGCCCTGGAGACAGGTGTGTTTGGCGCATATTTCAACGTGCTCATCAACCTGAAGAATGTCACTGATGATGCGTTTAAGGACCAG GTCCGCCAGCGCATCTCCGGCCTCCTGCAAGATGCCCAGACGCAGGCAGCACTGGTGCTGGACCAGCTGGAGGCCCGGCAGGAGTGA